The sequence TAACCATTCGAATATTATTGGGAGAAATAGAAACGCTGATAAACTTGTGCGTAATCGATACAGAGTCACCATATAACATGCGATTGATAcaaccatggatacatgcgataaaaggaGTAGCATCAACTCTTCATCAGTGCGTGCGGTTCCCAATACCAAGTGGAATAGGCGAAATCAGAGGAGATTCCAAGAGTGCGAAACTTTGCAATCAAATATATGTGAAAAACTATGAAGGACTCGCAAGGAAGCGAGAAGATCGTTGGAGAAACGCAAAGAAATTAAGAAAGGTGGAAGAATTAAGAATATATATGATAAGAGCACAAGAAAGAAACGGAATACCAAGCGAAATCCTAGAAAAAGAAGGTGAACCAATGCATAATATAAAAGAACCATCACCTTTAGGCGAACCAAAAGCGAATTTTACCGCAGCAGAgcctacaaaataaataaatgttggaacaaaagaagaaccaAAGATATTAAAAATTGGAACAAAGATGgacaaagaagaagaggaacgaACGATCAATATCTTACGCGAATACAAAGACATTTTATCATGGAGCATGGAAGAAATGCTAGGAATAAACCCTTTTGTCGCATGCCCATGACCATTCAAGCAAATGATAAGGAAAATAGCAACCAcataccatcctcaaatagaagcagAGCGAATTTCACCGCAGCAGAACCTACAAAACAAGTTAatgttggaacaaaagaagaaccaAAGATATTAAAAATTGGAACTAATATGggtaaggaagaagaagagcgaACGATCAACATCTTACGCGAATACAAAGACATTCCACATGGAGCATGGAagaaatgccaggaatagatccttctgtcgcatgccacaaattggataTCAACAAGAATGCATGACCATTCAAGCAAACGATAAGGAAAACAACAACCACATACCATCCTCAAATAAAAGCAGAGCTATTGTGGCAGGAATTATAAGGCCAGCAAAGTACCCAGAGTGGTAGCAAATATGGTGGTGGTGCCAAAGAAGAATaatggaataaggatttgcatcgaCTTCAGTGACTTAAACAACGCATGTCCAAAGGAAAACTTTCCATTACCAGACATACCACAAATCTTTGAAGCAACATCAGGAAATGATAGGCTCTCACTAATGGACGGATATAAAGGCTACAATCGAATTCCTTTGGCTGAAGAAGACCAAGAACATACTTCTTTCTTCGCACCCAGAGGATTATATTtttatacaaaaatatttttcggtttgaaaaatgcaggtgcaacatatcaaataatggtagaaaaaatatttggaaaatggATACATACAACATTGGAGGTTTATGTCGATGATATGTTGGTGAATTCTAAAAAAGATGAAGATCATGTTGACAACTTTAGAGAAATCTTTGAGCAGATGCGGCAATTCAACATCAAGTTAAACTCAGAAAATTGCATTTTCGGAGTCGTGTCAGGAAAAAATTTAGGCTATATTGTATAAAATGAGGGAATAGAAGTTGACCCCGAAAAGGTACAAGCGGTTCATGACATGCCATCACCCACGATTGTGaaagatgtacaaaaattgaatggGCTGTTAGCTTCATTTAGACGGTTTATTTCGCGTTCATCATACAAGTGCAAGCACTTCTTCAAAATCCTAAAGAATGGGACCAAGTTCGAATGGACAGAAGAATGCGACAAAGAACTGCAAAGTATAAAGAACTACCTCGTGAATTTATCTATTTTACAGAAAGCGGAGCCAAGAGAAGAATTATTAATATATTTGGCATCAACAACGCACGTGTTAAGTGTTGTCTTGCTACATTTGGATAAAGGAGTAGAAAAACCAATATACTACATAAGCAAAACATATAATGCCGCAAAGAAAAATTACTCAAAGATGGAAAAGCTAATTCTCGCACTGGTCTATCCAACACAGAAACTTCGTATTTATTTTCAAGCCCACGAGATTAAGGTATTGACGAAAGTACCAATTAAATCTGTAATGAAAAATTCAATAAAATCAGGAAGAACCGAaatatggaatgcacaagtatgGCACTTtgagatcaaatattaaatattatcttcaccaaaatagcAAGTAatcgcagatttcttggcagaatttccattGGAAGAAGATGCACATCTGGAAGAAATAATGGATGTAGATGAAGAACATGGGAATCCTAAATATTTGTTGACATATCATAATTCAAATTGAAGGGAGATATTGGTGGacggatcatcaaatggagaaggcgaTGGAATTGGAATAGTTTTTATTTCAGGTTGGAGTTCGCATCCACCAATAacgaaactgaatatgaagcggTAGTGCATGCGTTACAGTTGGCAATTGAAATGAAGTTAGaagatggaagaataactagtgactcGCTATTGGTTATCCGCCAGATCAAAGGAACATATAGCACAAATGAGCCATCTTTACAAAAATACAAGAAGCTATactacgggaaaaatatgcaTCTACAACTAGAGATTTTACAACACCtcgctaaacatcgtagaaagtcctatgttttataactggtttcaaaggaagagatgtcgtatatcatcactaacaacccttaggaacaatgggttgcgctaagaaaacaaacgacaactaatttcgcaaaactgttgtgacgacatttaggtataatAACTTTGTTACATAAAGGTAGTGACTTAtcctatcacaattctcacaagagTTGTTTaagaacaccaaaatatgataatgaaaaatagtgttagagaggagattcgaacatgaacctattggatggaagtctagctcataaaccatccttacagttcaaaaattttgattttttgtgttttttattaataaaaaggtataacaacacttataagtgttgttgaagtaaaaatatagaatgttgCAAAAAATAAGGTTGGGGGGATTCGATACTGAGCCTCAGGAATggaagtctacaccactaaccatacctacactatcacaagtGCTGTCAAATTTGTGGTTCTTTAATACACTAACTTTATGACAACCTTTCATAAGAGTTGTAAAACAAAATGTGATGCTCAAAAATAATGCTCAGGTGACTGATCCGCAAGCAACGCGAATCCTTCTCTGTGAACAATCACATACATTCTACAAATGACAATGCATATCATTTCATATCTATTAGTTGATGAAAGCATGGGATGAAACCTCGGCTGCAATTTTAAGCATTGGCATCGTATAAGCCAACTACTTCTCAAACTGCTCTCCTATTGCTTGGCAAATTCTGGCATATTCTGCAATCACAACAACTTCACCAAAGAAGGTTAAGTTCAAAAATGTACTTCAAAACCATAACTCAAATTTTAAAACAATAAGTTCCAAAGTCAACACATACCCTAAGTCGATTACCGATCAATCTGGGTAACAGACCATTGAGAAATTAGCGGAGGTGGTAAGTCTTCAACTATGTGTAAGATTACTTGTTGGTGATGATGAAGTTGGTGAAGAAATCTGTTGAGATGATGAACCCAAGATCGATGTAGTTGAAGACGATAATAATTAACAGAGTTGTTGGAGTTGGAAACGATTGAGGTGGAGATGGTGGTGATTTCAGAGAAGACGACGAAGAGGGGGATGAAGTTGCAGCTctgtgaaggaaaaaaaatgtttGAAATGGATAAGGAAAGAATAGATACGCTGGTAATAtggaaaatagaaaaaaaaataatggacGACTTTAGATGGACATCGATGGTTGTGATGAAAGTTTTTCTACATCCCTTCCACAACTCTTAAGAAAAGTCGTCGTAAGGATACgacaaatttttctcacttctgcaGAATTTTCTTACTTCTGGAAAACTTTTCTCACTTTAGCACAAAAACTATTTTGTTGTCTGGTTCTGCAAAAAATTTCtcacttctgcaaaaaaaaaGAGGCTGAATCACTAACTTAGGGTTATTGATATTGGGTAGAAATATCCGAAAACGATTCCAGGACCAAAATCGCGAACCAGGAAGTTCGAAGttattgagaatattcccatggaatcttacccgtaaatggttggattcatcgttttttgCGAACTTTCAGATTTATGTGGTAGTCCGctcctggtcaggtttcgatctcggatccatttgttttctcgaagttgacgaatttgtgtgtgtttaaggtttttgagaatattcccatggaatattacccgtgaatggttggattcatcatttTTGCGAACTGTCAAacttatatagtagtccgctcctgtccaggtttcaatctcggagctagtttctttctcgaagtcgacgaatttgtgtgtatttaaagtttcagagaatattcccattgaatcttacccgtaaatggttggattcatcgtttttgcgaactttcagacttatatagtagtccgctcctggccaggtttcgacctatATAAGAGCcaatttctttctcgaagttgacgaatttgtgtgtgtttaagatttatgagaatatttccatggaatcttacttgtaaatggttaaattcatcgtttttgtgaacTTTCAGACTTCTTAGTTCATAGTTTGTAAGTCATTATACCGaacttgaagtttgaatcgacactaagcttcatattcatcaatttcgatgatgtatcatgctaagtctgAAGTCAGAACCCTATCAGAGCTCCGTGGTTCATAGATTATATTCCATTGtaccaagtttgaagttcgattcgacattgagcttcatatttatcgattttgatgctgtatcatgctaagtttgaagtcagaaccctctcagagcttcttggttcatagtttgtatgtcgttataccacatttgaagtttgaatcgacactaagcttcatattcatcaatttcaATAATGTATCAGTCAGAAATCTCTCAGAacttcgtggttcatagattatatgccattataccaagtttgaagttcgaatcgacattgagcttcatatttctcgattttgatgatgtatcctgctaactttgaagtcagaactctctCAAAGCTTCTTGGCTCAtattttgtatgtcgttataccacatttgaagttctaaTCAAGACtaagcttcatattcatcaattttgatgatgtattatgctaactttgaagtcagaaccctcccggagcttatttgttcatattttgtatgcctttataccacatttgaagttcagaTCAACACTTGAGTTTCATATctgtcgatttcgatgatgtatcctgctaagtttgaagttacttcatgacctgtatgactagtcgaaattcaaaaccaGAAGCACAAAgacaaagcacaaagaaacacaccaattatcgaattcatttttcattttcccgattcattcttatgtattttttggattttttttatatcagaatgtcgataacaatgtcctaaatttattaatattttttttggatttttttcgtgtCGAAAGTTCATAATTAAACCTAATGCATTAGTTCGTATTAGCACAAAAAGAAACACGCATGCTTTTCAGTCCGTATGAATCAACACTGAGCTTAATATTCATCAATTTTGATAATGTATCAcgctaagtttgaagttagaaccctctcagagcttcgtggttcatagattatatgccattataccaagtttgaagttcgaatcgacattgggcttcatatttatcgattttgataatgtatcatgctaagtttgaagtcagaaccctctgtAGATTCTTGGTTCacagtttgtatgttgttataccacatctgaagttcgaatcaacactgagcttcatatttatcgatttcaatgatgtatcatgctaagtttgaagtcagaaccctcccaaagcttctaagttcataatttgtatgtctttataccacatttgaagtttgaatcaacactaagcttcatatttatcgatttcgatgatgtatcatgcttaGAACCCTCACGGAGCTTCTTGGCTCATAGTTTATATGTTGTTATGcaacatttgaagttcgaatcaacactgagcttcatatttatcgatttttatgatgtatccagctaagtttgaagtcagaaccatcTTGAATTTTTGGTCCATCTTTAGTAATCTTATAACCTCAGTttaccagtgtgaactaaagctacttcatgacctgtatgacttgtCAAGCTTACTTCATGACCTGTgcgaagcacaaagagaaagcacaaaacacacaaagagaaagcacaaagaaacacaccaattatcgaattcatttttcattttcccgattcattcttatacattttttggatttttttatatcttgaatgtcgataacaatgtcctaaatttattaatatattttttgaattttttttcatgtcgaaggttgataattaaaccgaaaacatgagtttgtattaacacaaagagaaagcacaaagaaaacacactttccttgatccgtatgacatTCTTAACTTAAATCTATACCGTCCAAATATTTTCATAATCCGTATGACCCCATCCTACCACATCTTAACCGTTTAATTTCTTTTagataaaacaattttttttctctcacttatCTTCATTCACTCACTTAGATAAGAAGAATGAGCAGACACATAAGAGGTAATATTCTTCAAAGCGGAAGCAACAATGTATTCCACAGGTGTGGGGATGTTCGCTGATAGGGGAACATTCACAAAAGTAGAAACAGTTTGATCCACCGCTGGTGCGGTTACATTCTCATAAGTGGAGATTTCCTTTACCACATGATCAATCAGAGTATCATCTATAGGAGCGGAGGTTTCCCTTGGTAAAGCAGAAACATCCAAAGGAGTTGAGGCAATTAAGCCTTGTAAAGGAGAGTCAACATTGACATGAAAAGGAGTATCAGTCTCCTTTTTCTTACAATCAAAATCCGGAATGTCAAGACTGGTCTTCAGCGATGGAGCTTTGCGAACTCTTTAATCTTTGTCTTTTTCTCGCCATCAATCTCACATTCAGAATCCTGCGAAgatagaggaaacaatattgttttataaagaagaaattatttcttactcctttgttATACGAAGGCTTCCTCTTGAGAGATTCATTATTTTTCAAACTCGAAGAATGTTTAGGTTTTGAAACTGTAATTTTGTTATTTACAGAGGAAGAACTTTTGTTGAAACAGAACCAGTATGGGAATGAAAACAACAACAGATCAAGAACAACGGTCGATAattcaaaagaaagaaagatagacaagatcaatttcaacagAGTATACGAACCTTGGGAGAGGATCCATAAGAACAACAGAAAGTCAAACTCGATACTTCGAGAagacgaggatgaagaaacttcgagaaggtggagaagatgaagatttgcagaGGGCTCATAGAGATGAGAAGGGAAGACgaagtaaaaaaagaaaagattatgTCTCCTCAAACTTAGTTAATAAATAGGTAAAAAGATGACCGATTAAATTCGGACGTGCCGGTAGAAAGGGGAATGAAGTCAACACGTGTAGACGGTTACACTGAAATCATGGAAACATGTCGGAAGATAAAAATACGAAAAGATGAACAGGTGCGACAGAATGAATTAGAGTTTCTCATAACACTCTCTTTATCAAAAGAAcggtatgagaagaggcaaaatgtggatacaaaataccgcacacctaTCAGATATGCGAAGTAATGATCACCAAGACTGAGCGAAGACGACGCATACAAGTTATCCAGAGTGACGCACTAGATGACGTCAACTTAATGACAAGTAAAGTCTGAAGAGTTGTGTGATAGTAAAGAATCCGTGCGTCAACAACAAAGTCCACGCGAAATTGATGCAcatcagatccgaaattaggggctttattagcttttatccactatgtaaactcctatataaggagtcGAGCGACCTTGTATTGAATGAGATCTTTTGGAGAGTTTAGACAAGATATTTAGGAGATAAAAAGATTATTTGTTTCCTAAGTTAGAGTTTCTTCATAGATTTGTATTTGCTCTCAAGATTTCAATAAAAGTTCTTAAGATTCTTATGATGATCACATAGTTGTTCTATAGATTTTACTAAGGGTGGGGTTGTGAGGTTTCTCACAACTACAGTGATGCTATGGGAATATATAATTGATCATTGTATTCAATTAGGTTTTCAATGTAATCAATATCCCCAGATTTAATAATTTTCGTTAATGAATTATTTTTCTGTCTAAACACTATCTTTTATGTATGGAAATAAAAATTCAATCTCCAAAACCCAATGAAAATGGAAATTTGATGTTTATTTTTTACTGCATAGGCGTTGATTATGGTAAATAAGGAGTGTTGTTTACCCAATTTATAAAGAGTTATGCAAAATATGATTTGTGTGGTTGGGATGGGAATTAGGAAAACTGAGGAtatgaaataggtaaaaccttatTTATGTATGAGAAATCTACTCTTATCTAGCTAACATGCGTAATACATTATTCGAAAGAAATACTTAGCTGaataaacctttaaatttaagtGGTGTTCATCATCCATGACTAAACATATACGGTGTTGTCTCTCTTCTTTGGGATAAATCGATAAGGGTTTTGAGTGAGATATTTGATCCAACCGTTCATAATTTTAGAAAAAATCCtagcgaaagaaaaaaaatgttcccTTGTACTCAAACTGGTCTCATATGTGCAATTCAATAAAATTTAGGTGTTACCTTGCACACAAGCAGGTAGCACATGTGGTTTGTTCAACAATTGCGAATATTTTAAGTCGTTGCAAATTTTGTTGCAAATTCGCAACTGCGCACGAACTGTTGCAAAATTTGTTGCTAATCGGGAAAAATGGTGTAGTATCATATCTATGAAAGAGAGTCAATTAAATCGAATAACAACGTTAAAATAGAGAATCAGTTAAATCGAATTACGTGGGTCCAGAGCTTCTGCTTTTCTAGCTTTTAAAAGCCAGTGCTTCTCTCCAAGAACACTTTGAAAAAAAATTACCAAACacaaatttttgataaaaatttgTTACAAATTTATTATGAaatgtttttggttgaaaaaaacaATCCCAAACGGAGTTTTAATGTTGACAATGTTTCACGTAAATAAGTTTGAATTCGAGTGATTAGTTTGCGCATTCGTGGTTGATTGAAAACACTCATATACAGCTCAAGAATACGAACAAAAAATACCCACTCAACTGCGAACTGTTAAATGTATGTCACATACTCACATTTGATTAGGTGCCTAcataaaagaaaatacaaattCTATTGAGGCTGCAGTCAATTGCAAATGGAGTGCTTTTTAATATACTTGTGTAACTTTTACTGTGTGGTTTAACGGTGGGCTACCTCATAATAATAACCGGGTGACCCGACAATATGTCGTTGAAAAATAACCGGGTGAGACATGCAGCGGGACTCACTGAAAGTTATTACTATTACCCTACCCGTCTTAGATCTTTCTGATGGCTTTTCTCGGGACAAAGTGCGGGCAGTCTATCACCACACGAATTCATTGCCATATCACTGAGATTAGTCGGGCACGGTTGGCTCAAGTCAATATCATTATGACTAGCTTTCATGCTGTTTATGATACCGACATAATAATTAATGTTGATAACCAACATGCTAATTGGTTAGTATTTTTGATATTATATCTCTAACACGCTAATTATCATCAGTGACTTGATGTTGATGTTTTCTATTTCAATTCCGAAGTTTCATTATAAATGAAGACAAAAGAACTTATATGCACCAAAATCTCGAGCTTAGTCTActttgttgatttttttctttcttattacaAGATGGTTTTTTGGGAAGGTTATTTGAGTGATGAAACAATGGGTATAATTTCTCCAGTAGTTGTCTTTTGGTTATATGCAGGAGTTCATCACATTTTACCTCCATTAGATCATTATCGTTTACATACAAGAAAAGAGGCAGCATCACAGAATTTAGTTTCGATTCCTACTGTGATTAAAGGTGTTTTATTGCAACAGTCTATTGCAGCTACTGTGGCATATTTATTGTTCTGGGTTAGTATTTGAAATACCTTTATTTTGCAATTCCTGTTTCTGCTTAGTTTATCGAACCTAAATTTCTTAGATTTGATAGTAGTATCTATGTACTAATGCTTTTTCTTACAGGTGAATAACTCTATGTTGAGGTCATCTGAAGTAGTGGTTCAACCCTCTTTTTCAATACAAATATTGCAGTTTATTGTGAGCATGTTGGTTTTGGATGCATGGCAGTATTTTGGACACCGCTACATGCACCAAAACAAATTTCTCTATAAACATATTCACTCTGTACATCACAGGGTGGTCGTTCCTTATGCATTTGGGGCAGCTTACAACCACCCACTGGAGGGTCTTTTACTGGATACATTTGGCGGTGTGGCCTCCATGTTGATTTCAGGGATGACAGCTCGAACATCTGTGTTCTTCTATTCTCTTTCTGTAATCAAAGGTATTGATGATCATTCTGGGCTCTGGCTGCCTGAGTATAACCCCTTACAACTTATATTCCCATGCAACACTGCTTATCATGATATCCATCATTACGGGGTACGAGGTATAAAGTACAATTATTCACAACCATTTTTCACTTTTTGGGATAAACTCTACGGGACACAGATGCCTTATACAGTTGTGAAACGACTCGAAGGAGGATTCGAAGTAAGGCAACCAAAAGAATGGAGAGTGCAACAAAATAGCTGATCCAGAGTGAAATCAAATTCGAAGAAGGTAAAATTAGCAAGTTATAAAATATTCTCAAAGTCGGTCACCGTGTCGTCAAAAAATGCAAATATTCCATTCATTCCATTTTAGACGAAGTTTTAGAGATATTTTCTTGTTTCATAATACTTTaaggttttcataatttttttgttAAACTTCCTACAACACTGTTATTTTTCTTCTTGAACTTATATTTTTAATTGTTAGTGTAATAATATGAATTAACGTTGGAAGAATTTTATATATGAAATTCTTTATACCTCTCACCAGGCCAAGAGCTATCAATGAGTCCGGTTTTTTCCGGGTACCATACTACCCTCACCTAATTGTTTTtaccggttccgggtcctaaaggtTCCGAATCCTATAACACCAAAAGTAGTCTTATAAAGCTAAGCAGCTACATAAGCTTTTGAATTA comes from Papaver somniferum cultivar HN1 chromosome 7, ASM357369v1, whole genome shotgun sequence and encodes:
- the LOC113292972 gene encoding sphinganine C4-monooxygenase 1-like, giving the protein MVFWEGYLSDETMGIISPVVVFWLYAGVHHILPPLDHYRLHTRKEAASQNLVSIPTVIKGVLLQQSIAATVAYLLFWVNNSMLRSSEVVVQPSFSIQILQFIVSMLVLDAWQYFGHRYMHQNKFLYKHIHSVHHRVVVPYAFGAAYNHPLEGLLLDTFGGVASMLISGMTARTSVFFYSLSVIKGIDDHSGLWLPEYNPLQLIFPCNTAYHDIHHYGVRGIKYNYSQPFFTFWDKLYGTQMPYTVVKRLEGGFEVRQPKEWRVQQNS